From the genome of Kosmotoga arenicorallina S304, one region includes:
- a CDS encoding RNase H family protein, which translates to MFTQDEISRIITFLESNGYTVSGYKSREYSLVIKLREIPFSISIYKNSRGDQKLVLPENISSQPREEIYRLWRQFKGIILPGYHVFVDGSYRDNRVAYGVVCLNGGEIIETFSGSFELEAGPRNIAGEIEGVLKALEWSRDKGIKEIWLHYDYEGLEKWGCGIWKAKVPYTQRYVKRVSEFAREIKIHWVKEKAHSGSLYNEIADKLARKALDKK; encoded by the coding sequence ATGTTCACACAAGATGAAATCTCAAGAATTATAACTTTTTTGGAGTCTAATGGATACACCGTGTCAGGCTATAAATCAAGGGAGTATTCTCTGGTAATAAAGCTCAGAGAAATTCCATTTTCAATAAGTATTTATAAGAATTCCAGGGGGGATCAGAAACTTGTTTTACCCGAAAATATATCATCGCAACCTAGAGAAGAGATTTACAGGTTGTGGAGGCAATTCAAAGGAATTATACTTCCCGGTTATCACGTTTTTGTAGATGGCAGTTACAGAGATAATCGGGTGGCATATGGCGTAGTATGCTTAAATGGCGGTGAAATCATAGAGACCTTTTCAGGAAGTTTTGAACTCGAAGCTGGTCCCCGGAATATCGCGGGTGAAATTGAAGGCGTATTGAAAGCTCTGGAATGGTCAAGAGATAAAGGGATTAAAGAAATATGGCTTCACTACGATTATGAAGGTCTTGAAAAATGGGGTTGCGGTATCTGGAAAGCGAAAGTTCCCTATACTCAAAGATATGTAAAACGTGTCAGTGAATTTGCCAGAGAAATAAAGATCCATTGGGTAAAAGAAAAAGCTCATTCAGGCAGTTTGTATAATGAAATTGCAGACAAACTTGCTCGAAAGGCACTGGATAAGAAATAA